GATCCTGCAACAGCAAGTCATATGAAACAGGCATAGAAAAAGTCATCACTGTACAAccactgtttgttttttaaagtcagTGTCAAAACCATAATAAAACAGCTGATTTTTTAAACCCAGATACATTGTTTTAAGTGCTGAGTTCGTGTtagcttttttctgttttaagcaCAAGAatctattaaaacaaaaaaggcaaaagtgGCTCAGAAAACAACAAACTCTCTAACAACATCTTGCAGCTTTACTAACACCTATCTGATGCTAGAGTAAATTGAAAAACAATGTAAACACAATGAGGTACAGATACCAACAGACATTTCTCACAACTGTGGGCCTCCTCCTGCAAACACTACCAGCTCCTGAGCTGGGTTGATCCCACTGAGTCTGACTGCAtctccctgcagcagcccctgccGCGGTCCTGTGACCCTCATGTCATGTACCGAACACAGTTCAAGTGCCTCAGACTTCAAAATGATTCAAATCTACGTTTCATTTCTTTAGAattgaaaagatgaaaaagctcCTGAAAAGCCTTATATAAATGCTCCCTTAAAACTATTAAAGGTTTTCTGTTTCAAGGTAAATCTAACAAAATATCAAACTGCTTTTAAACTAGGCAAATAGTGTTCGCCCTGCTTTTTGTAAAAAAGCAACATTATTCCTTTGCTGTAAGCCACTTATAGTCTCCATTCACTCTTccctttattttacagaaagtaAGAGGCAGAGCTGTTATCATTTTGTTGGTGCAATCGCCTGTGGAGTTCTGAACCAGTCCTATGGATTTTTATTGTGATGACACTGAATCTTAAATTCATCGCTTTTCACAAGTCTTTCCTCCAGTTTGTTTTACTCCACTTCTTCACTCTTCTCAGAACCGCCGCCAGCTGAGTTATCTGCCTCATACTTTTTATCAAGAGCATCTTCAAAGGATTTCCCACTGCAGTCGTAGGTTTTACTTGTAGATCCCGTATGTGTCCGAATGCGAGCTCCTGGCTGGTACAACTGCATGGCTGGGCGATCCTAGAAGGAAGGAGATGTGGTTAAGGCTCTGAGAAACCCAGGTAGGATACATGCGTGGGATTTTAAAGTGATGAATATTTgtccagaaggtagattttgtttTAGATCACTATACATTTCGTAAgacccaggaaaaaaatagaaagtaatGAAAATTGACTGAATATTCAATATCTGTCTTGTTTATAACACTATTCTTGGGAGCCAAGCATTCTGAATAAATGAAGAAAGCTGTAAAAATTAAAGATCCTATGATACAGTTGgtgtaaaaaaagagaaatactgcAGACAATTATCAAACACAGTATTACAAGTAAAGCTCTGAAAAATGTTGCTAGTGTTGCTGCTTTTACTAAATCAACCAGAAAGAACAATAGCCTGTGCATTTGCAACCCTGCAGATGAATGACAAATATTAAGTATAAGCctaaaaaaataagacaaaacagacaacaatTTAGCAGGTAACAGCTAAAACGATACTCAACTAAACTTTATGAACTGGTATGTGTGTTACTTCAAATCATCAATCACTACCCAAAACTTAAACAAGGAATGCACATTTTGATTACatgtatcaaaataaaattgcagttAATTGCTCCACTTCATCAAGCCTTCCATGCTGAGTAAGAGAACAGATGAATTCACTCACGGATAACAAACAATTTGAATATGCACAGGCTTTGTGAGTGACCCAATCATGCATACACTGATTTAATcactggaaaatggaaaaaggagCCAGTTTATAAGGAAAAGATACCTCAAATTTGCAAATGTTGATGTTCCACAACTCTTGAGAGAAATTTTTATTCTTGAAATTTCAATAATAAAACATACTGCTTAGAAACTTTGCTTCAGAAGACTTTTCTTGGAGTACTTTACTCTCACTagtttttaatgttatgaagCAACACATTCACTAAAACCAGAGCTTTTGGTTGAAGTCTTGTGTTAAGTCtagcaaacaaaattaaacagcCTATTTTAATACTGTGGCAGAGCACTGAAATTGTTCTATATTAAACTATATTAATTTCCCTCTCTATAATTTGAAGTCACTTTAGTCTTTTATACTCTTTTTCTTATTCCCAACATCcaatttccctttttctttcttcttgcttcACTttagtttgtctttttttgcctCACTTTAACCTTGATCTTTAACCAAATCAGATATCAAGATTCACTACTAATTCACTAATTAGTGCTTTGCAGCGTGACATCAAATGCATAGCAGACATCTTTCTGCGTCACAGCCAGCTGCATAAACTCAGATACTCCGACAAGCAGTACCCATTGGAAAGTTTAGGATAAAGGGTCCAAATGATTTTTCATATCACAGACTCTGTACCTTGCAGCTGAATAGCTAGTCGAAAGCATAAAAGTTAGTAAAACTGTTACTTACACTGGAACTGCCCCATTTTCTACTTAATTCTTAAAAATTTCATAAAGAAGTTCAATCTCTGCCTAAAAACTTGTGCTGGCCTTGTTAATTCTATAGGTAAGTTGGAAAACTCAGCCCCTCTTATACCTATGTGATAAATACTCTATGAAAAAGATGCTACACTGCAAAAAAATTTACTTATACTGCTTATTTTGTTAGGGAGCAAACCTAGAACTTGAACAGAGACTCAGTGAGCTACCAGAAgtgcaagggaaagaaataaaaaggaggtGGCTTCTTAAGGCTTGACAAAAAGCCCTTAAGTCccaccatccagttccaaggtGGCAGATTATTTCTCCACATTTCAAGTGCAGCGTGGCAAGTGtaagaaaaattgcttttccCATCTCCCTGTTTCTGAACTAGCCATTTTTCTGAGTGAGCTTGAGCCACTGATGGATGTGAAAAGTGGCTAATGTGTACGTACAGATAAATGTTACCCATACCGTCCAGATGGCCTTGGCATAAACAAGAAGTAGGACACACCAGCCTTTCTGCATTTGCATAAGGTCACTTACGTGACACGCACAGCGAGTCAACCTGGACTTGCTCTATGCACACTCCGTGCAGACTTGCTCTGCACGTGACCAGTTTACCCCTCGGCAGCCTTAGCCCATGTGACAGAGCAGTTGCTCAGTTTGAAAGAAGAGTTGTACTTTTGCAGAGTAAATTTCTATAGAAAAAAAGTGGTTTGGTCATCTTTTGTGGAAAATGTATGatcaggagggagagagaatgaGGCTGACAAGGACAGCCACGTCCTGAAAAGACCCTGGCACATCCATGAAATCAGAGAGTCTGAGAAAAATGACATCCATGTCTCCGGGAGACAACAAAGGACGGCTCTCCTATGCACGCTGCCACAGGCTCCACTTGCACTGATTTTGCACCTGCTCTTTCCGTGACAATGACCATGAGGATAATTTATCCTAAGCAAATGACAACTTTTCTATACTGGCAGGTGTACAATACTGGAGAATCTGCACACTCATACTCTCTAAATACTATGTTTTCTTAATTGACTATTTATTTAAGTTGTTATAGTCCCCCTATCAAGCAACGCTTGGCAAATCTATAATATTTTATGTGCTaggtaatggaaaaaaaatggaaaatttttaaaagactcACACACCAtagtttttaaatttcattacaAAAGTGTAACAACTTTTAACACTCATAAAATACAAGGCTTCCAAGAATAGCGTTCTAAAAATGCTAGGGttgaaaggaagacagaaagtCTTCTAGATACTATAAATATGAATGAGCAGAGACCTGTAACCTTAACTTATTTTAACCACTTTTCTCCCCTCATAACAACAGAAAGAAGTCTgggttttaatgaaaatgaaataaagaaccacttttttttgaaaaagcgTCTTTATGCTGAGTTTGCAAAAGTAAAACCTGTGATCTTGAAGCACATTAAACTAATGAAAGATTATCCTAAATGAATAAAAGAACCTTATTTCTTATGCGCTCCTTTTTGGATGCCATGTCATCACACTTGTCCTCTTTACCCAGTTTGTCTACTGCCTCCACAGTGAAGCTGTAGTTGtagttccctttctttcctctgtcttgGTTGTATCCTTTCCCCCATTTCAGCTCTTCTTCATTCCTTCTCACAAACTTGTCAACCTCATAGTGAGCTCTATGCTTTCTGCCATCATCCAATCGATACCTTTGTCTTTCAGGTTCTTTTTCTCGAAATCTTCTCTCCATATCTCTTTGCTCTTTGTCACTATCATTTTGTGACctataaatatgtataaaaagaaagaaaatccaagcAATTAACAGTAAAACCAGCTATGATACAAAGCCTTCCTTTGACTTCAACAGTATTTGTATCAATTGTACGGCAAGgctgttttcttctcattaaaAAGGGGTTACATGCAATTTTGCTGTATGTCTCACCCACAATATGCCCTTGCCTATGCATTCAGTtcgaaatagaatcatagaatcatagaatagtttggattggaaggcaccttaaagatcatccagttccaagcccccagccatgggcagagacacctgatacaggaccaggctgcccaaggtcccatctactctggccttgaacacctccagggatggggcagtcacagcttccctgggcaacctgtgccagtgcctcaccaccctcatcgtgaagaaattctcccttatgtctagtctaaatctgcccctctccagtttatacccattgccccttgtcctatcactacaagcctttgtgaacagtccctccccagctttcttgtagcacctttcaggtaccagaaggtcactataagatctcggagccatctcttctccaggctgaacaagcccaactctttcagcctgtcaaTATATCAAATAGCAGACAAAGCTTTGCAAGCAAAATCAGACTTTTATACAACTGTCACAGAAGGACAATTCTTCTACTGTTATCCCTCTTTGCAATCCCATAAATAGCTCCCCAATACTCTTCACATAAACTCATAAATAGTTCCCCAATACTTCTCACATAAACTCAAGCTGCGTGATTATCTCTTGTGGCCTGTTCTCGAGGTGACTCATGTATATGAACACTCTCATGAATGGGAACATTCAGGGCCTGAAGGAATTGTGCAAATATCATGTATCAATTTGCAAAGTTTTATGACTCTATTTAACCAAAAATATTCACTGCAATTGCAGAAGGCATTTGTGGTACTTATGTTACCTACATTACAGGCTTTTGTTTGTTATGTCTCCCAAGTAATTCAGCCTAcctttgtgtattttatttagGCAAAAGACTATTACCTTACTACAACACAATAGCTAATTTCTGCTATGCTACAATGGGTTTATATTATAAAGAGTACTAGTCCGCAACATTTTGTTGCCTGTCTGATACATACATGTTGCCTCTCTTTTTCACTTCCTTCCGTGTTCCTGTTCAGCAAGCGGGTGCTTTTCTCATAGAGCCAAACTCCAAATAGTGAAGAAAGGTTACAGAATAGATTGAACTTTAAAGGAGCAAATACAGGCAGTACCTTTTATTATATTACATTTGTGTAAATACTTAAATTTGAAACAAGGAAGTTGTTTTTCAAAGTCTGCTCACACCTTGGAAATCGGTAGATGGAATCAGAGAGGACGGAGATTTTCTAATGCTGTAGTGATCAAATGCTTCTCATTTACAGTGGCTTAATATCGATAAAAGCATGTCTTTCTagacaggtttttttattaaaataacagaacTGTGGACATTTTCAGCCTTTGCCACAAACTTGGGCACTGGTGGGGCTGCCAGACAGAGGGCCCCAtctcaggcagagctggaggtcAGCAACAAAACCTGAATGACAAGTAAGTTATTCAGCATTTCACTATACTACGTTTGTGTCAGCATAACGCATTCACCAAGTGGAAGCAATGTCCCAGCCGTCACAGGCACCTGAATCAATCACAGTTACAGAGATACTGTACCTATAGCATAGATACATATATCTAAAATACTATGTTAGCTCTCAAGGGGTATGTGGctgtaagttgttttatttcacatttaacATGCAATTCTAGACATTAATTGCAAGTCCTAGCAAGGCTCAGAGCACGGCCTTCCAAAAAGCAAGACAGACACAGCAAGACATctagccaggctggatgaggctttgagcaatctggtctagtggaaggtgaccctgcccatggcagggggattggaattgtatgatctttaaggtttcttccaacccaaaccagtctgtgattTGTTGCTACAGCACTGCCTAGAACCTGTCTCTTCCCTTGCCTGTTGCTATGAGTGAGGAAGGAACAGATGTGCCTGGAGGCAGGCAGGCGACAGGGACACAAACTCCAGTTCAAGAGTAGTTGAAGTATCTTTCTAAAATTCATCCACAGTTAACAGGAAGGCAAGTGTGGAAATGGCAGAGCAAGCAATTGCAGAATATAGATAGAAGAGAAAGTTACACagccagagaaggacaaagcagAAATTCATGGGAGTAAGGGAAATGGAAGTATACTTCTGCATAGTTTCAAATCCCTATGTGGCCATGGACACTCATGCGCTTAGTGAGGATTTAATTTGTGGTAGAAAGCTATTACTACTGAGCCTTTAAATATGGTTTCAAACAGGCAATTCAGTCTTCTGTGTGCAGGGCTAGAAGTTACAGTTTATTACTGGTTTCTGAGTCAGTGACAAAGTAGCTGGAACTTCTAATTCTCAATCCAACTAAAATAGCTTATAGCTTGCTATATAATCACACCCACTAATAATCGTGATGAAATGAGCACTTGGAAAGACAAAGTAACGCTTACTGTATCTGAGCGGCCAAAAGGATTCTGTTTTACATCTGGAAAATCTACATTAACGCCTTATTAAACTCACAGTATCAATAGTAAAATTGTTACAGGGAACTACCAAAAGCTTAATACATAAAAGCCTTACTAGCAAACAACTGACTTGCCCCGGGAAGTGTTTTTGCTGGCCctgttctctttcctttgtaGAAGATCAATGGAAGAGTGatgaatattttcaattttcattAGAGAATAGGAAATGGAAGCTGTCAGCATCTTTCATGGCACAACATACTGAAACATTGAGCCTGTGTTTGAAGTCCTTAGAGACAAAAAAAGATGAATAATGCGTGTATTATACTATTGGCAAACGATTTATTCGATTAGCAAATgtagtggttttattttccagcactgaaagtttctttatttttctttatttttctgtctgccaTTAGGAGAACATTTGCAGCTCCAGCATACCCTTCATAAAAATCAAGAACCTAAGTGGTTAAAGGTTTAAACTACTCAGAATAGACAGGTAGCTTGAAGGTTCCTGGAGCACAATCCCAAGCTTTCTCTGATACTTCGAATGTAATACCTTATGTAAACTATTTAAATGCTCACATTTTTCCATATGTACAAGTTGCACATATACATGACACTTCTCAGATTCGGCTCTTTCATTCtgcaaaatacttttgaaaGCTTGGCTGAAAAATTCTACTTAAGAACAAAGTTTTATTTATCTCAGCAGCGTATTATTCTTAGGTAAGTATCTTATATAGCTTATGGGTGAATCCTACTTGCAATGGGATATGGATGCTGAGGGACAAGCAAGAGAACCAGCTGCTGAAACCATGCGGTAAGACATTTCTAGGCTACAGCAGCTACAGAACTGGGCTATACCTCTTGCTCCCGCTATTACTTTGCAACACAAAAGGCAGCAGGACACAAAGACAGCCTTCTGCACCTATCATAGGGCTGTCATTCACAGCTTAACTATTCTGCCATTGTCCCGTTTATCAAACATATTTATCTGTTTAAGGCagcaaaaatgaagaaaatgtgatGGGAGGGCAAGGCACTTAAGGCAATTTAGTCTTCGACATCAGTAATGGAAGGAAGGCCTTACCTGAACTCTTGATTTGGAGCAGGTGAAATAATGAAACTCTGAATGACTTTTCATGCAGAAATGGTTTAAgccttcaaaagaaaacatttaggaTCTGATTTGGAGCCTAAAAGATAAATATTACTTACTTTTCCTTAACTTCTTTTAGTGAACCCTCCAATGATTTGGATTTTAAACTCCCAGATCCAGGTGGTTTATCCCACTTGTTTTCTTCAATGTCAGCttcttcacctttttctttgttcttttcactGGCCAGCTCATCTCCTTTCTCAGGCTTCTTAAGAAGCTAAGAAATATTTGGTTATATTATGAGGTAAAATTATCCTCCTCTGTTATaacagacattttaaacaaTGTATTAAATATATCAAAAAAACTACTATGACTGAAGATACTTAAATGCTAGGAAAATATCTTATTAagtataaaattttaaaactcattttaaaaggGCAGTTTTCTTTTGCTAAGGAGGGGCAGTCACTAGCAGGCATTCAAGGGCACACTGCTAAATATGCTGAGAATACTGAAGAAAGCACTTACCTAACTCTTCTCTCCTAAGTTTTTTATATGAAGAATTACTACGGTCTAAGACTTCTTAGAAATTGTATAGCAGAGCTCAATGCTATtgccaataaaataaaaagcaaaacctcTCAGACAAAAGGAGCCAGATTAATACTTGGtgaaatattatatataaactGTGTTACATGTGAGCTACTTGGAACGGGCCAGCACAGAGAAGTAGGTGCTTGGTATAAATACACCCcaagagaaaaacagactgAGGGCAAAACTACGTTAACAGAAAAGATCACATTGCATTTTCACCTTGGAGATTAAGATTTCCAATAAGTCTGTTCCTTTCACAATAAACAACCCATGCAGGGCTTGAGCAGCACAGCATTACAAGAATAACCTTCATGGATGGATTAGCTGTCTCAAAAAATTTTTCTAACATTTCAAGAACAAGTAGAACATCTCAGAAGTCTTTTGATTCCATCAGTTTTTCTGAAATGAGCATGGGTTATTTTTCTccaatatttaaaatttctatAATGTTTTGCTCAggtaatattttccttttctttattagaCAGAAGTAGCTGCCAAGGTCACATTGCCACAGATATGTCATAAATACTGGGGTCCTTGGGGCAAATAGGTCTGGGtagtaaattttaaataaaaactcctttttcttctgaagttctagcatgtttttcattttgcttaaatatgaaaaatctgTAACTCGTCTTCAGAACTTCCTATTTTTCACATCCAGGTGAAGGCAACTgtccaggaagaaaaggaaaaggaaagaagtacACAGCTTTCTGGCTTCCCCTCACCACATGATATGGAGTGAGTCTGTGCGCTTGCATCAAGCTACAGATTTTTATACCaattttcctcttcaaaacaGCCTAGAAAAACTTTCCAATACAACAAAATTTAGTTCAGATGAACAGATGTATCTATGTCATCTCATACAAATAAGGCTTTAAATACCCAGACATAGCACAAAATCCACCTGCCTAAGTGAAGGCATAAAAAGCACATCTACTCAGATTGTTATAAGATAGCACAGCCTGAGATTAGCAAGGCACTGTTATAACTTGCTTAAAGCATACTATTCAATTAATCCTGagcataaacataaaaaaaaaaatctcagcacaTATGGCTAGATGAAGATTTGCGTGACAGAAAGTGTTAAAGCCAAATTTGTAATAATCTTCCAACACGTTGGCACAGAACAATTTGGTTCTGTCAGGATACGTTGGCACAGCATGTGACAGTGTTGTGTAAAGATACCTGAGTTACCTGCATCAGCAAGTACCTACGATAATTAGTCACACTTTTTAACAATATTACTTAGTCAAAGCCCTACATTACTGCTCCTTCCAGCCTAAACTGGTTTGGTATCTCCACACTGCACTGCAGTACACTGCATAAAAAGTGTGATATACCAAATGAACTTCCAGATAACTcttcaacaaaaaaatcagggtgttttttttttgtaattaaggTACCTTGatccttatttctttttcagaaatcttcttttgcttctctacctcttttcttttacgtctttcttcttctctgtgcttccttttctcttcctcccgCAGGCGTTTCTTCTCCAATTCTCTCCTCCTTcgttcttctcttttctcttctcgtattctctgaagagttcaaaATGACTAGTTGTAAATTGTCCAACAGAAAACCATGTGAAACATAAATGTTGAACTTCAGGCAAAAGTCTGAACGTACCtgcttttctaattttctatttttaatatattccaAAAGAGGTGTTGTTCTTCTAgctaaaacacaaaaaatttGTGATACAGTGTTCAACTCCTAAAATACGTACTCATTTCTTTACTTCAGtactaattctttttttttctagctttatCTGCAAGGgagcaaaataattaataaatctatatgttttatgtattttttaaggcATGCTCATCATTCTGTTTTAGAAACACttggttgctttttttgctgttaagGTTAGAAACAACAGAGATATGTTGCATGattatttaatgtttaattaaaaatcctATCTTTCCAGTTCAgagaatggctttttttttttcctcttaatcaTCACATCATTACTCACCAAAAAGGAAACTTGCTTGGAATCTActcttgcattttaattttgtacaTCAAAACCTAGCTATGTTGCCGTTTGTATACAGACCACATTACTGCAGTCGCACACAGCATTCTGCAATCCCAGCTTTCGAAGTACATGATGAAGGAAACTTTTTCATTCTCATAAAACATTTCCCTTTAACTACCATTTAGCATTCACCTCTCCATGGGAAAATGGGATGAATAAGAGATAACTGATTTGTCTCAGCTTACACAGCAAAGTATCAGCAGATTCAATAAAACTCTGGCTtccaaacaaagaaataaaacgcCTCATCTACTAGATCACACAGCCTTCTCATGTTACAGAGCTATCTCCACTCTGAAATCTAGCCTAAGCCACCTGCCTGAACCATCTCCAGACTCTACAATAACTTGGGAGGCCATAATTGAATCCGGTCTTATGCAAAGCATTCATGACTGTCTGTACTGAATTCAAGCTTGAACTCATGTACCTATAGCTGTGATTAGTTACAACAAATGCCATCAGTCTTAGATGTCCCAGGATAgagttacagaaaatatttgctactagaaagaattaattatttgcagaaacaataaaatgaaaataaaaataattaaatttaaaatggcaT
This genomic window from Phaenicophaeus curvirostris isolate KB17595 chromosome 1, BPBGC_Pcur_1.0, whole genome shotgun sequence contains:
- the UPF3A gene encoding regulator of nonsense transcripts 3A isoform X3; this translates as MDIPPRRESPRRDMDAPSNPPAAPPRPREEKKAALSKVVIRRLPPCLTKEQLEEQLHPLPAHDYFEFCTADPSLYPHLYSRAYINFRNPEDILLFRDRFDGYVFIDNKGLEYPAVVEFAPFQKISKKKLKKKDAKAGSIDDDPEYRKFLESYCADEEKICANPEILLGEIEAKTRELIARRTTPLLEYIKNRKLEKQRIREEKREERRRRELEKKRLREEEKRKHREEERRKRKEVEKQKKISEKEIRIKLLKKPEKGDELASEKNKEKGEEADIEENKWDKPPGSGSLKSKSLEGSLKEVKEKSQNDSDKEQRDMERRFREKEPERQRIAQPCSCTSQELAFGHIRDLQVKPTTAVGNPLKMLLIKSMRQITQLAAVLRRVKKWSKTNWRKDL
- the UPF3A gene encoding regulator of nonsense transcripts 3A isoform X1; the encoded protein is MDIPPRRESPRRDMDAPSNPPAAPPRPREEKKAALSKVVIRRLPPCLTKEQLEEQLHPLPAHDYFEFCTADPSLYPHLYSRAYINFRNPEDILLFRDRFDGYVFIDNKGLEYPAVVEFAPFQKISKKKLKKKDAKAGSIDDDPEYRKFLESYCADEEKICANPEILLGEIEAKTRELIARRTTPLLEYIKNRKLEKQRIREEKREERRRRELEKKRLREEEKRKHREEERRKRKEVEKQKKISEKEIRIKLLKKPEKGDELASEKNKEKGEEADIEENKWDKPPGSGSLKSKSLEGSLKEVKEKSQNDSDKEQRDMERRFREKEPERQRYRLDDGRKHRAHYEVDKFVRRNEEELKWGKGYNQDRGKKGNYNYSFTVEAVDKLGKEDKCDDMASKKERIRNKDRPAMQLYQPGARIRTHTGSTSKTYDCSGKSFEDALDKKYEADNSAGGGSEKSEEVE
- the UPF3A gene encoding regulator of nonsense transcripts 3A isoform X4, translated to MIILNFALLIPGLEYPAVVEFAPFQKISKKKLKKKDAKAGSIDDDPEYRKFLESYCADEEKICANPEILLGEIEAKTRELIARRTTPLLEYIKNRKLEKQRIREEKREERRRRELEKKRLREEEKRKHREEERRKRKEVEKQKKISEKEIRIKLLKKPEKGDELASEKNKEKGEEADIEENKWDKPPGSGSLKSKSLEGSLKEVKEKSQNDSDKEQRDMERRFREKEPERQRYRLDDGRKHRAHYEVDKFVRRNEEELKWGKGYNQDRGKKGNYNYSFTVEAVDKLGKEDKCDDMASKKERIRNKDRPAMQLYQPGARIRTHTGSTSKTYDCSGKSFEDALDKKYEADNSAGGGSEKSEEVE
- the UPF3A gene encoding regulator of nonsense transcripts 3A isoform X2, with translation MDIPPRRESPRRDMDAPSNPPAAPPRPREEKKAALSKVVIRRLPPCLTKEQLEEQLHPLPAHDYFEFCTADPSLYPHLYSRAYINFRNPEDILLFRDRFDGYVFIDNKGLEYPAVVEFAPFQKISKKKLKKKDAKAGSIDDDPEYRKFLESYCADEEKICANPEILLGEIEAKTRELIARRTTPLLEYIKNRKLEKQRIREEKREERRRRELEKKRLREEEKRKHREEERRKRKEVEKQKKISEKEIRIKLLKKPEKGDELASEKNKEKGEEADIEENKWDKPPGSGSLKSKSLEGSLKEVKEKSQNDSDKEQRDMERRFREKEPERQRYRLDDGRKHRAHYEVDKFVRRNEEELKWGKGYNQDRGKKGNYNYSFTVEAVDKLGSPSHAVVPARSSHSDTYGIYK